A genomic window from Algoriphagus sp. Y33 includes:
- a CDS encoding pseudouridine synthase, whose amino-acid sequence MLNSPVLKILFEDEYLIAINKPSGLLVHKTSIAAHETVFALQLLRDQIGQHVSPVHRLDRPTSGVLLFSKKEGILPMLKEQFADRSIQKTYLAIVRGIPVIKSALIDHPLTSERSGKLQEAKTHYTVLKETEIPFDTTGRYPTSRYSLLELKPETGRTHQIRRHLAHLRHYILGDKKHGDNKQNQFFEKQFGLENLLLHAEKLEFKHPISMKLIKVSSPLPTHFRKISEDLDLRYS is encoded by the coding sequence ATTTTAAATTCACCCGTGCTAAAAATCCTTTTCGAAGACGAATACCTCATTGCCATCAATAAGCCATCGGGCCTGCTTGTCCACAAAACTTCCATCGCCGCCCATGAAACTGTCTTTGCATTACAGTTGCTCCGGGACCAAATCGGACAGCATGTGTCTCCGGTTCACCGCCTAGACAGACCTACGAGCGGAGTATTGCTTTTTTCCAAGAAGGAAGGAATTCTACCTATGCTCAAAGAGCAGTTTGCTGATCGCTCTATACAAAAAACCTATCTGGCGATCGTACGGGGAATACCGGTGATCAAATCAGCCCTGATCGATCATCCTTTGACAAGCGAACGCTCCGGAAAATTGCAAGAGGCCAAAACTCATTATACCGTTTTGAAAGAGACAGAAATTCCATTTGATACCACAGGAAGATATCCTACCAGCCGCTATAGCTTACTGGAGCTAAAACCGGAAACCGGACGAACCCATCAGATCCGGAGACATTTGGCGCATCTGAGGCATTACATCTTAGGTGACAAAAAGCATGGAGATAACAAACAAAATCAGTTTTTCGAGAAGCAATTTGGCTTGGAAAATCTGCTTTTACATGCTGAAAAACTGGAATTTAAACATCCTATTTCCATGAAACTCATAAAAGTATCCTCTCCGCTTCCTACTCATTTCCGAAAAATAAGTGAGGACCTGGATTTACGTTACTCATAA
- a CDS encoding DUF2126 domain-containing protein — MSIKVAIRHYTKYEYDHHISLSPQVIRLRPAPHSRTYIKGYSLNIKPENHFINWQQDPFGNYLARVVFPEKVKFFEIDVEVIADMVVINPFDFFVDDYASKFPFGYEESLKVQLGPYLEIKEKDPLLMKLVEKAKGLITEDIITVDYLVAINAMINQELKYNVRMEPGVQSCSETLTIGSGSCRDFAWLLVQVLRHVGLASRFASGYLVQLTADEKSLDGPSGPEADFTDLHAWTEVYVPGAGWIGLDSTSGLFAGEGHIPLACTPNPQDAAPISGLAEPAETEFFFKNEVTRIEETPRVTKPYSEEQWEQILAVGDTVDEDLVSNDVRLTMGGEPTFVSVDNQDAPEWNSEADGAHKRSLSNTLFHKLKGEFGTGALMQYGQGKWYPGEPLPRWKLACFWRKDGKPMWHNDALMADLSKDYGMGDKDAGKFMAELVSQLNLDKSNLTPLYEDPFYFIWQEGKIPVNIDPYKYDLKSPLERQKLAELLNEGLDKPVAFSIPLEWDLEEGVWQSCRWRFRRKNLFLMPGNSPAGLRLPLDSIEFTPPEEEPIKPETDLFAEVPALPDSEIEATEFKVAPKNSQRIFKTSLVVEVREGKLFVFFPPLNLIENYLDLVSAVERTAEKLQLPILIEGYDPPSDKRIEKMMITPDPGVIEVNIQPAKSWKEITTNYGILYEKARESRLISEKFNVDGKHTGTGGGNHITLGGSSPEHSPLLRRPDVLRSFITYWQHHPSLSYLFSTQFIGPTSQAPRVDEGRDDMLYELELAFQQVPEGKENEIPFWMVDRIFRNLLVDITGNTHRAEFCIDKLYSPDSSTGRLGILEFRGFDMPPHYRMSMVQLLLIRALMSWFWKEPYTHKLVRWGTSLHDKFLLPHYCEKDMKEIVADLKGAGYNFDIAWFDPFFSFRFPFIGELQVDDIHVDLKMAIEPWHVLGEEMSSTGTARYVDSSLERLQVKISGLTDSRYHLLCNGHRIPLKNTGVQGEYVAGIRYRAWQPYSALHPTIGIDTPLVIDLYDTWTKKSVAACQYHVVHPGGRSYDNFPINSNEAESRRISRFFDFGHTITPATAAQKTVKDDQKSGRYITKVNLETTYDDSPEIVNPEFPYTMDLRRYKKR, encoded by the coding sequence ATGTCTATAAAAGTTGCTATTCGGCACTATACCAAGTATGAGTATGATCATCATATCAGTCTAAGTCCTCAAGTGATTCGATTGCGTCCTGCTCCGCATTCAAGGACGTATATCAAAGGTTATTCATTGAACATCAAGCCGGAAAATCACTTTATCAATTGGCAGCAAGATCCCTTTGGTAACTATCTGGCACGGGTAGTTTTTCCTGAGAAAGTGAAGTTTTTTGAGATTGATGTGGAAGTGATAGCCGATATGGTGGTAATAAATCCCTTCGATTTTTTTGTGGATGACTACGCCTCTAAGTTCCCTTTTGGCTATGAAGAAAGCCTGAAAGTACAGCTAGGCCCATATCTGGAGATCAAGGAAAAAGACCCTTTGCTGATGAAGTTGGTGGAGAAGGCCAAAGGATTGATTACTGAAGATATTATTACTGTTGATTACCTGGTAGCGATCAATGCAATGATCAATCAGGAACTCAAATACAATGTACGTATGGAACCGGGGGTGCAATCCTGTAGCGAAACCCTGACCATCGGCTCCGGTTCTTGCCGGGATTTTGCATGGCTTTTAGTTCAGGTTCTCCGTCATGTAGGCCTTGCTTCACGGTTTGCTTCCGGCTATTTGGTGCAATTGACTGCTGATGAAAAATCCTTGGATGGGCCATCCGGCCCGGAGGCCGATTTTACGGATTTGCATGCATGGACGGAAGTGTATGTGCCCGGTGCAGGATGGATCGGATTGGACTCGACTTCCGGATTATTTGCGGGAGAAGGGCATATACCCCTTGCCTGTACACCTAATCCTCAGGATGCAGCCCCGATTTCAGGATTGGCTGAACCTGCAGAGACGGAGTTTTTTTTCAAAAACGAAGTCACTCGGATAGAAGAAACACCACGTGTGACCAAACCATATTCAGAGGAGCAATGGGAACAAATCCTCGCTGTAGGAGATACTGTAGACGAAGATTTGGTCTCCAATGATGTACGGCTTACGATGGGAGGGGAACCGACTTTCGTTTCAGTTGACAATCAGGATGCTCCCGAGTGGAATTCCGAGGCTGATGGAGCCCATAAGCGAAGTCTTTCCAACACACTTTTTCACAAACTTAAGGGAGAATTCGGTACAGGAGCGTTGATGCAATATGGTCAGGGAAAATGGTATCCGGGTGAACCTTTGCCCCGCTGGAAGCTTGCGTGTTTCTGGAGAAAGGACGGCAAACCGATGTGGCACAACGATGCATTGATGGCCGATCTGTCAAAAGACTATGGCATGGGAGACAAGGATGCGGGAAAGTTTATGGCTGAATTGGTTTCACAGCTGAATCTTGACAAAAGCAATTTGACCCCGCTGTATGAGGATCCATTCTACTTTATCTGGCAGGAAGGGAAAATTCCCGTAAATATAGATCCGTATAAATATGATTTGAAATCTCCTTTAGAGCGCCAGAAATTAGCGGAATTACTCAATGAAGGTCTAGATAAACCGGTAGCATTTTCTATACCTCTTGAATGGGATTTGGAGGAAGGTGTTTGGCAAAGCTGTCGATGGAGATTTAGGCGAAAGAATTTGTTCTTGATGCCGGGGAATTCTCCTGCCGGATTACGATTGCCTCTGGACTCTATAGAGTTTACGCCTCCTGAAGAAGAGCCGATAAAGCCGGAAACAGATTTATTTGCTGAAGTTCCCGCATTGCCGGATTCTGAAATTGAAGCTACAGAATTTAAAGTAGCTCCCAAGAATTCTCAGCGGATTTTCAAGACTTCCCTGGTAGTGGAAGTAAGAGAAGGAAAGTTGTTTGTGTTTTTTCCTCCGCTCAACCTTATTGAGAATTATCTGGATTTGGTCAGTGCGGTGGAACGTACGGCCGAAAAGCTACAACTCCCGATTTTGATAGAAGGATATGATCCACCTTCGGACAAGCGGATCGAAAAGATGATGATCACGCCTGATCCTGGGGTGATCGAAGTGAATATTCAGCCTGCCAAAAGCTGGAAAGAAATCACGACCAATTATGGGATACTCTACGAAAAAGCACGGGAATCACGTCTAATCAGCGAGAAATTCAATGTAGATGGAAAGCACACTGGAACAGGAGGAGGTAATCACATAACCCTTGGCGGTTCGTCACCGGAACATAGCCCCTTGCTAAGGAGACCTGATGTGCTGAGAAGTTTTATTACCTATTGGCAGCATCACCCTTCCTTGTCGTACTTGTTTTCCACACAATTTATCGGACCTACCAGTCAGGCGCCAAGAGTGGACGAAGGCAGAGACGATATGCTGTATGAGTTAGAGTTGGCATTTCAGCAAGTTCCCGAGGGAAAGGAAAATGAGATTCCATTCTGGATGGTGGACAGGATCTTTAGAAACTTGCTGGTGGATATCACGGGCAATACCCACAGGGCTGAGTTTTGCATTGATAAGCTTTACTCCCCGGATTCCAGCACTGGTAGGCTAGGGATCCTAGAATTCAGGGGATTTGACATGCCTCCGCATTACAGAATGAGCATGGTGCAGTTGCTGCTTATCAGGGCACTGATGAGTTGGTTTTGGAAAGAGCCATATACTCATAAACTTGTGCGTTGGGGTACATCTTTGCATGATAAATTTCTGCTTCCTCATTATTGTGAGAAAGACATGAAAGAGATTGTGGCCGACCTGAAAGGTGCCGGATACAATTTTGATATTGCTTGGTTCGATCCTTTCTTTTCTTTCCGTTTTCCTTTCATCGGAGAGCTTCAAGTGGATGATATTCATGTTGATCTGAAAATGGCAATTGAGCCATGGCATGTGCTTGGAGAAGAGATGTCAAGTACAGGGACTGCCCGCTACGTAGATTCTTCTTTAGAAAGATTACAGGTGAAAATCTCGGGGTTGACAGACTCCAGGTATCATTTGCTTTGTAACGGACATCGGATTCCTTTGAAAAACACGGGAGTCCAAGGAGAATATGTTGCAGGTATACGATATCGTGCATGGCAGCCATATTCTGCATTGCACCCTACCATCGGTATTGATACACCATTGGTGATTGATTTGTATGATACTTGGACAAAGAAGTCGGTAGCGGCATGCCAATATCATGTAGTTCACCCGGGAGGAAGGAGCTATGATAATTTTCCTATAAACAGCAATGAAGCAGAATCCCGTCGAATTTCCAGGTTTTTTGATTTTGGCCACACCATAACCCCAGCGACTGCAGCACAGAAAACTGTGAAGGATGACCAGAAATCAGGCAGGTATATTACCAAGGTGAATTTAGAAACCACTTATGATGACTCACCTGAGATAGTTAATCCTGAATTTCCTTATACAATGGATCTCAGGCGATATAAAAAGCGATAA
- a CDS encoding M28 family peptidase, whose product MKKSLLGLSLLLSVAFVAEAQKKKIDEEFDEKAAITDLSYLASDELKGRDPASPEMALAYGYIAKHLESVGAKPIPGADGYFQNIPFRLSSPPSKGKVTIGDSSYSQGIDLLVLDGESLSGTYELVDVGFGMPEDFEGKDLTGKIAVSSVGAPDKMSPADLFALGSEKSANAKKNGAVALIERFNIPSIPWQLISNYLNRAQMGIDKGDSSDLPYIWVKDLSNALPKGITTEKAKSAVLEIEGKTNTPVDGKNVVAWIEGIDKSLKNEYVMLSAHYDHVGIGRPDESGDSIYNGTRDNAIGTVAVMNAAKFFSENPPKRSILLALWTAEEKGLLGSRYFAENPLIPLNQIIYNLNIDGAGYNDTTIITVIGLGRTTGDNLVIEAVEDFGLKALADPAPEQGLYDRSDNVNFAKEGIPAPTFSLGFTAFDDEINKYYHKAADEVDSVDLDYVTLYWKSYILAAQNIANAANQPKWVAGDKYEEAGNKLYGEKE is encoded by the coding sequence ATGAAAAAATCACTTTTAGGCCTTAGCCTTCTATTATCTGTGGCTTTTGTAGCTGAAGCACAAAAAAAGAAAATTGATGAAGAATTTGACGAAAAAGCAGCAATTACGGATCTAAGCTATCTGGCATCCGATGAGCTGAAAGGCAGAGATCCAGCCAGTCCTGAAATGGCTTTGGCATATGGTTACATTGCCAAACATCTGGAAAGTGTAGGCGCAAAACCTATCCCGGGGGCGGACGGCTATTTTCAAAATATTCCTTTCCGACTATCCTCTCCTCCTTCCAAAGGAAAAGTGACCATAGGTGATTCCTCCTACAGCCAGGGTATTGATCTGCTTGTGCTGGATGGTGAATCTCTGAGCGGCACCTATGAATTGGTGGATGTGGGGTTTGGTATGCCGGAAGATTTTGAAGGTAAGGACTTGACTGGAAAAATCGCTGTCAGCAGCGTAGGTGCTCCGGATAAAATGAGCCCGGCTGATTTATTTGCTTTGGGCAGCGAGAAATCTGCCAATGCCAAAAAAAATGGGGCGGTGGCTCTAATCGAACGATTCAATATTCCTTCTATTCCATGGCAGTTGATCTCTAATTACCTAAACCGTGCCCAAATGGGTATCGACAAGGGCGATTCAAGTGACCTTCCATACATCTGGGTGAAAGATCTTTCGAACGCTCTACCCAAAGGGATCACTACTGAAAAAGCCAAATCAGCAGTTCTGGAAATCGAGGGAAAAACCAACACACCTGTTGATGGAAAAAACGTAGTTGCCTGGATAGAAGGAATAGACAAAAGCCTGAAAAATGAATATGTGATGCTTTCTGCGCACTATGACCATGTAGGAATAGGCCGGCCTGATGAAAGCGGAGATTCCATTTATAACGGAACCCGTGACAATGCCATAGGAACGGTGGCCGTAATGAATGCCGCTAAGTTTTTTTCGGAAAATCCTCCCAAAAGATCTATCCTGTTGGCACTCTGGACTGCAGAAGAAAAAGGTTTGCTTGGCAGTAGGTATTTTGCCGAAAACCCATTGATTCCGCTCAATCAGATTATTTACAATCTAAATATCGACGGAGCCGGCTATAATGACACTACGATTATTACGGTCATAGGTCTGGGAAGAACCACCGGAGATAATTTGGTTATTGAAGCCGTAGAAGATTTCGGTTTGAAAGCCCTTGCAGATCCTGCTCCTGAACAAGGGCTTTACGATAGATCGGACAATGTGAACTTCGCCAAAGAAGGTATTCCCGCTCCCACATTCAGTCTGGGATTTACAGCTTTTGATGATGAGATTAACAAATACTACCACAAAGCTGCAGATGAAGTAGATTCCGTTGACTTGGATTATGTGACGCTTTATTGGAAATCCTATATTCTTGCAGCTCAAAATATCGCCAATGCAGCTAATCAACCTAAGTGGGTTGCAGGTGATAAATACGAGGAGGCAGGCAATAAGCTTTATGGAGAGAAAGAGTAA
- a CDS encoding NupC/NupG family nucleoside CNT transporter: MDYLRGVFGLAVIVLVAFVFSSNKKRIDWRLVGIGILLQLVFGFLITQVPIVESAFAMISRGFVKFLSFSRDGAAFIFGDLAGDSYGFIFAFQVLPTIIFFSTVSAGLYYLGILQKVVFGIAWVMARTMRLSGPESLSAAGNIFLGQTEAPLLVRPFIPQMSKSELMCLMTGGMATIAGGVLAGYVAFLGGDSLEEQSKFAAYLLGASIMNAPAAIVMSKIFIPEVEKERVQEKLEVNEEAMGVNLIDAMSIGASEGLKLALNVGAMLLAFIAVIAAVNYLLMGILGDVTGLNEFVVNSTGGQFKGFSLEYLFGQIFRVFAWVIGVEWTDTLQVGSLLGQKTVINEFVAYLSLSEMKEMGSLSAKSIVIATYALCGFSNFSSIAIQLGGIAIIAPNQQANISRLGLKSLLAASLACLMTATIAGMLFG; the protein is encoded by the coding sequence ATGGATTACTTAAGAGGGGTTTTTGGTCTGGCCGTCATCGTTTTGGTGGCTTTTGTTTTTTCAAGCAATAAGAAAAGAATTGACTGGAGATTAGTTGGAATTGGGATTTTGCTTCAATTGGTTTTTGGTTTTTTAATTACTCAAGTGCCCATCGTAGAAAGTGCCTTTGCAATGATCAGCAGAGGCTTTGTGAAGTTTCTGAGTTTTAGCCGGGACGGAGCAGCCTTTATTTTTGGGGATTTGGCGGGTGATAGCTATGGATTCATCTTCGCTTTTCAAGTGCTGCCTACCATTATCTTTTTCTCTACGGTTTCCGCCGGGTTATATTATTTGGGGATTCTGCAAAAAGTAGTTTTCGGAATAGCTTGGGTGATGGCCAGAACAATGAGACTTTCAGGCCCTGAAAGCTTGTCAGCAGCCGGAAATATCTTTTTGGGACAGACAGAAGCGCCACTTTTGGTACGGCCTTTTATTCCCCAGATGAGCAAATCAGAATTGATGTGCTTGATGACTGGAGGTATGGCGACGATTGCAGGCGGAGTTTTGGCAGGTTACGTGGCTTTTCTGGGAGGAGACAGCCTGGAGGAACAAAGCAAATTTGCAGCTTACCTTCTAGGTGCAAGTATCATGAATGCACCTGCTGCAATCGTGATGTCCAAGATATTTATCCCCGAAGTAGAAAAGGAGCGGGTGCAGGAGAAGCTGGAGGTGAATGAGGAGGCGATGGGTGTGAATCTTATCGACGCAATGTCGATAGGGGCTTCAGAAGGGTTAAAACTAGCGCTAAACGTAGGAGCGATGCTTCTGGCATTTATAGCTGTGATCGCGGCGGTTAATTACCTTTTGATGGGAATATTGGGGGATGTCACAGGTCTTAATGAATTTGTGGTAAATAGCACAGGAGGTCAGTTCAAAGGCTTTTCATTGGAATATCTTTTCGGGCAGATTTTTCGGGTATTTGCTTGGGTAATAGGAGTGGAATGGACAGATACGCTTCAGGTAGGAAGTCTGCTGGGACAGAAAACCGTTATTAATGAATTTGTAGCTTATCTGAGCCTTTCCGAAATGAAGGAGATGGGTAGCCTGAGCGCAAAATCCATTGTGATCGCAACTTATGCATTGTGTGGATTTTCCAACTTTAGCTCTATTGCAATTCAACTGGGAGGTATAGCCATTATAGCTCCAAATCAGCAAGCAAATATTAGCCGACTAGGGTTGAAATCTCTACTGGCAGCTTCACTTGCTTGTCTGATGACCGCTACGATAGCGGGGATGCTGTTTGGATGA
- a CDS encoding serine hydrolase: protein MKQLFLYACAILFFSSGCEKKQEQESVDTLLVDDQVRERIDSTLSDFVDSGNIAGVSALIFEKNQEVYFNAFGYADKENEVKMDRNTIVQIYSMTKPITGTALMTLYEEGKFQLDDSLAKYASEFANMKVYDGVDENGNIQLVAADRPVTIRDITRHTAGFPNRADIPGLSEILEEKDPRSFEITLTEMAKRIGEVPLWFQPGTQWEYGQSVDVQAFLVERISGIPYNEYVQEHVLNPLKMNETRYFVPEADRGRLASSYRRTGEGQLEKIPNEEAHDFNINKYPLTPGGFGLTSTLDDYMTFARMLVHKGEFGEARILKPETVELMATNHLPDSVSERSWLPTKGKVGFGIDFAVRIAPPASAEEITGTVGEFFWDGAASTLFWVDPVNEITAVLFVQLFPYDGIGLHKKFKDAVYGKYQPAKTN from the coding sequence ATGAAACAGTTATTCCTTTATGCCTGTGCAATCCTATTTTTTTCTAGCGGATGTGAAAAAAAGCAAGAACAGGAATCCGTAGATACTTTGCTCGTAGATGATCAAGTGAGGGAGAGAATTGACTCTACCCTATCGGACTTTGTAGATAGCGGCAATATTGCCGGTGTTTCAGCTTTAATTTTTGAAAAAAATCAGGAAGTCTATTTCAATGCTTTTGGGTATGCTGACAAGGAAAATGAGGTAAAAATGGATAGAAATACCATTGTGCAGATTTATTCCATGACTAAGCCGATCACCGGAACGGCCTTGATGACTCTCTATGAAGAAGGCAAATTTCAATTGGACGATTCCTTGGCAAAATACGCCTCTGAGTTTGCAAATATGAAAGTGTATGATGGCGTAGATGAAAATGGCAACATTCAGCTTGTAGCCGCTGACAGGCCAGTAACCATTCGGGATATTACCCGCCATACCGCCGGATTTCCCAACCGAGCCGATATCCCGGGATTGAGTGAAATTCTTGAGGAAAAAGATCCTAGAAGTTTTGAGATTACGCTAACCGAAATGGCTAAGCGGATTGGAGAGGTTCCGCTTTGGTTTCAACCCGGTACACAATGGGAATATGGTCAGTCAGTGGATGTGCAAGCTTTTTTGGTAGAAAGAATTTCAGGAATACCATATAATGAATATGTGCAAGAACATGTTCTCAATCCGCTGAAAATGAATGAAACCAGGTACTTCGTACCCGAAGCCGACCGGGGCCGTTTGGCATCCTCCTATCGAAGAACAGGTGAAGGCCAGTTGGAGAAAATTCCAAATGAAGAAGCTCATGATTTTAATATAAATAAATATCCTTTGACTCCAGGCGGTTTCGGACTGACCTCAACTTTGGATGATTACATGACTTTTGCCAGAATGCTGGTTCATAAGGGGGAATTTGGAGAAGCAAGAATTCTCAAACCAGAAACAGTAGAACTGATGGCTACAAATCATCTTCCGGATTCGGTAAGCGAAAGATCTTGGCTGCCCACCAAAGGCAAGGTTGGATTTGGAATCGACTTCGCAGTACGGATTGCTCCTCCCGCCAGTGCTGAAGAAATTACAGGAACTGTCGGTGAATTCTTTTGGGATGGAGCTGCCAGCACATTATTCTGGGTAGATCCGGTAAATGAAATTACTGCCGTACTCTTTGTGCAGTTATTTCCATATGATGGAATCGGGCTTCATAAGAAATTCAAGGATGCTGTTTATGGGAAGTATCAGCCGGCAAAAACCAACTAG
- a CDS encoding ROK family protein — protein MEKNRKKILVIDIGGSNVKILATGAPERIKIPSGADFKPEEMVELVKENASQWEYDMITIGFPGVVKDNRIVSEPVNLGEGWNTFDYQAAFNCPIKIINDAAMQALGSYEGKKLLFLGLGTGLGTAIVHHNTIIPIEGGHLPYKKKTFEEYVGKEYLTKSGSKRWEKNVLKAVEIFRAAFQPEDILLGGGNSKLLSTLPEGCRLGTNENAFKGGFKFWEEDFKL, from the coding sequence ATGGAAAAAAACAGAAAGAAAATCCTTGTGATTGATATCGGTGGCTCAAATGTTAAAATTTTGGCCACAGGAGCTCCCGAGCGGATTAAAATCCCTTCCGGAGCCGACTTTAAACCGGAGGAAATGGTGGAATTGGTTAAAGAGAATGCCTCCCAATGGGAGTACGATATGATTACAATTGGTTTTCCGGGTGTCGTAAAGGACAACAGAATAGTCTCAGAGCCTGTAAACCTCGGTGAAGGGTGGAATACATTCGATTATCAAGCTGCCTTCAATTGTCCAATAAAAATAATCAACGATGCCGCCATGCAGGCTCTTGGAAGTTATGAAGGTAAAAAGCTCCTATTCCTTGGCTTGGGTACCGGATTAGGAACTGCGATAGTTCACCATAACACCATCATCCCCATTGAAGGCGGACATCTCCCCTACAAGAAAAAGACATTTGAAGAGTACGTGGGCAAAGAATACCTGACCAAAAGCGGTTCAAAGAGATGGGAGAAAAACGTACTAAAGGCGGTGGAAATTTTCCGTGCAGCTTTTCAGCCCGAAGATATTCTACTCGGTGGCGGAAATTCTAAGTTACTTAGCACTCTTCCCGAAGGATGTAGACTGGGAACTAACGAAAATGCTTTCAAAGGTGGATTTAAATTTTGGGAAGAGGATTTCAAACTGTAA
- a CDS encoding bifunctional nuclease family protein: protein MEKLIELEILGLSSNHSQSGSFTLVLGEVGGARRLPIVIGMFEAQAIALEIEKIVPNRPMTHDLFKSFASGFNFDIERIVITDMKEGVYYAKIQCKSDHIESDIDARPSDAIAIAIRFGSPVFCTEKAMSEGAVEHYEVEKKDEKTEPKPSTQKFTAKKEPSLKDFSLDKLNQMLDKAILSEDYERAARIRDEINKRN, encoded by the coding sequence GTGGAAAAACTCATAGAACTTGAGATTTTGGGACTTTCGTCCAACCATTCCCAGTCAGGGTCATTTACCTTGGTACTGGGAGAAGTGGGGGGAGCTAGACGCTTACCGATAGTAATCGGTATGTTTGAAGCTCAAGCGATAGCTTTAGAAATCGAAAAGATTGTGCCTAATCGTCCCATGACGCATGATTTGTTTAAGTCATTTGCCTCCGGGTTCAATTTTGACATCGAGAGAATTGTCATCACAGATATGAAGGAAGGAGTGTATTATGCCAAAATTCAGTGTAAAAGCGACCATATCGAATCTGATATAGATGCACGGCCTTCTGATGCGATAGCAATCGCGATAAGATTTGGAAGTCCTGTATTCTGTACCGAAAAAGCCATGTCAGAAGGAGCAGTGGAACATTATGAAGTAGAGAAAAAGGATGAAAAAACAGAGCCTAAACCTTCAACACAAAAATTCACAGCTAAAAAAGAGCCTTCTTTGAAGGATTTCAGCTTGGACAAACTCAATCAAATGCTTGACAAAGCGATACTCAGTGAGGATTATGAGAGAGCTGCCCGTATTCGGGATGAAATCAACAAAAGAAACTGA
- the mnmA gene encoding tRNA 2-thiouridine(34) synthase MnmA, whose translation MKTRPRVVVGLSGGVDSSVAAHLLIEQGYEVIGMFMKNWHDESVTISNECPWMEDSTDAMLVAEKLGIPFQAIDLSEEYKDRIVDYMFAEYKAGRTPNPDILCNREIKFDIFLKAAEKLKADFVATGHYCRKSETMGKDGKVVNQLLAGADPNKDQSYFLCQLNQSQLSKALFPIGHKLKPDVRAIAKEQDLITADKKDSQGLCFIGKVRLPDFLQQQLKPKKGKIIQIPEELPIYQKFKIPAGIAPEDYDQETLDAISLPTHYSQDQGKILGEHNGAHYFTVGQRKGLHVGGTGKPLFVISTDTRENVIYTGLGEDHPGLLRNALFVKSDDIHWIREDLKLAIGETAGYEARIRYRQPLSGATLIQKENGLYVIFDQPQKGVASGQFVAWYDGEECIGSGTIF comes from the coding sequence ATGAAAACAAGACCAAGAGTAGTAGTCGGCCTCTCCGGAGGGGTCGATAGTTCCGTCGCCGCTCACCTACTCATCGAGCAAGGCTACGAAGTCATCGGGATGTTTATGAAAAACTGGCACGATGAATCCGTCACTATTTCCAATGAGTGCCCCTGGATGGAAGACTCCACCGACGCGATGCTCGTGGCTGAGAAATTGGGAATTCCTTTCCAAGCGATTGATCTAAGTGAAGAATACAAGGATAGAATCGTGGATTATATGTTTGCCGAATACAAAGCCGGTAGAACTCCCAATCCGGATATTCTTTGCAACAGGGAGATCAAATTTGACATTTTCCTGAAAGCTGCCGAGAAACTTAAAGCTGATTTTGTAGCCACAGGGCATTATTGCCGGAAAAGCGAAACCATGGGAAAAGATGGGAAAGTAGTCAATCAGTTGCTCGCCGGAGCCGATCCTAATAAGGATCAGAGTTATTTTCTCTGTCAATTGAACCAAAGTCAGTTGAGTAAGGCGCTTTTCCCAATCGGACATAAGCTAAAGCCTGATGTAAGGGCTATAGCTAAAGAGCAGGATCTGATCACTGCTGATAAAAAAGACAGTCAAGGACTTTGCTTTATAGGAAAAGTACGTTTGCCTGACTTTCTTCAGCAGCAATTGAAGCCTAAAAAGGGAAAAATTATACAAATTCCCGAAGAGCTTCCAATTTATCAGAAATTCAAAATTCCCGCTGGAATAGCTCCTGAAGATTACGATCAAGAAACGCTGGATGCAATCTCACTCCCCACTCATTATTCACAAGACCAGGGGAAAATATTGGGAGAACATAATGGAGCCCATTACTTTACCGTAGGACAGCGGAAAGGACTTCATGTGGGTGGTACTGGGAAACCCTTATTTGTGATCTCTACAGATACCCGGGAAAATGTGATTTATACCGGCTTGGGAGAAGACCATCCCGGTTTGCTAAGAAATGCGCTTTTTGTGAAATCAGATGATATTCATTGGATTCGGGAAGACCTGAAACTTGCTATTGGTGAAACTGCCGGATATGAAGCCCGTATCCGATACCGTCAGCCGTTAAGTGGAGCTACACTGATCCAGAAAGAAAATGGTCTCTATGTCATCTTCGATCAACCTCAAAAAGGCGTAGCTTCAGGGCAATTTGTCGCTTGGTACGATGGGGAGGAATGCATAGGTTCGGGGACAATATTCTAG